The following coding sequences are from one Arachis hypogaea cultivar Tifrunner chromosome 7, arahy.Tifrunner.gnm2.J5K5, whole genome shotgun sequence window:
- the LOC112703492 gene encoding 1-aminocyclopropane-1-carboxylate oxidase homolog 1, producing the protein MVEGEVEGRVKMINNSDDRMSELKAFDDTKIGVKGLVDGGVTKIPTLFHHLLDKFPNASKTAHTMIPVIDLEGVAKDPITRQQVVSRIREASETWGFFQVLNHGIPESVLEEMKEGVRRFFEQDVEVKKQVYTRDDMKPFVYNSNFDLYSSSALNWRDSFSCQLAPEPPKPQDLPEVCRDILLQYGTNVTKLGITLFELLSESLNLHSNYLRDMKLGITEQIRCAGHYYPPCPEPELAIGTTKHSDASFLTVLLQDHIGGLQILHNDKWIDVRPVPGTLVVNIGDLLQLITNDRFKSVQHRVLANLIGPRVSFACFMGSSVKPSSKLFGPIKELLSEDSPPKYKETTAAEYVAYFCAKGLGIPVLEHFRI; encoded by the exons ATGGTGGAGGGTGAAGTTGAAGGTAGAGTGAAGATGATCAATAATTCTGATGATAGGATGAGTGAGCTGAAGGCATTTGATGACACAAAAATTGGTGTCAAGGGTCTTGTTGATGGAGGTGTTACAAAGATTCCAACCTTATTTCATCATCTACTTGATAAATTCCCAAACGCCTCCAAAACAGCGCACACCATGATTCCCGTCATAGATCTTGAAGGTGTTGCCAAAGATCCAATCACTCGCCAACAAGTTGTTTCAAGAATAAGGGAGGCATCTGAGACATGGGGTTTCTTCCAAGTGCTGAATCATGGCATCCCTGAGAGTGTTCTTGAGGAGATGAAGGAGGGGGTTAGAAGGTTCTTTGAACAAGATGTTGAAGTGAAGAAACAGGTATATACTCGTGATGATATGAAGCCATTTGTCTATAATAGTAATTTTGATCTTTATAGTTCATCAGCACTCAATTGGAGAGATAGTTTTTCATGTCAACTGGCCCCTGAACCTCCCAAACCTCAAGACTTGCCAGAAGTATGCAG GGATATACTTCTACAGTATGGGACTAATGTTACGAAATTGGGGATCACACTCTTTGAATTACTCTCAGAATCTCTTAATCTGCATTCAAACTATTTAAGAGACATGAAATTGGGTATTACCGAACAAATTCGTTGTGCTGGCCATTATTATCCTCCATGTCCTGAACCAGAACTAGCAATTGGAACCACCAAGCATTCTGATGCTTCTTTTCTTACTGTGCTTCTCCAAGACCATATTGGTGGCCTCCAAATTCTTCATAATGACAAATGGATCGATGTACGCCCTGTACCCGGAACTTTAGTTGTTAATATTGGTGACCTTCTACAG CTAATAACGAATGACAGATTCAAGAGCGTTCAACATAGAGTGCTGGCGAATCTCATTGGTCCAAGAGTATCCTTTGCATGTTTTATGGGCTCTAGTGTGAAACCATCTTCGAAGCTCTTTGGTCCTATAAAAGAATTGTTATCTGAAGACAGTCCTCCAAAATATAAAGAAACAACAGCTGCAGAGTATGTAGCATACTTTTGTGCCAAAGGTCTTGGAATCCCTGTTCTTGAACACTTCAGGATTTAA